Genomic segment of Deltaproteobacteria bacterium:
CTGGAAGATCGCGTGGAATCCCTGGAGACCATTCTACTCGACAGAAAGGACAGAAGCCCATGATTCAAGGCTATTCGAGGACTGCCCGCATCTACCGCTCGCGGCGCGGCGTGATCCTGGGTGTGTGCCGCGGTCTCGCGGAATACCTGGACGTGCGGGTGTTGTGGATCCGCGTAATCGCCGTCGTGCTGCTGATCAGCACCGGATTCTGGCCGTTCGCAGGTCTCTACCTGCTGGCCGCCCTGGTCCTGAAGCCGGAGCCCGTGCTGCCCTTGCGGACGGAGGGAGAACAGGACTTCTACAACAGCTACGCGCACTCGCGCACCATGGCGCTGAATCGCCTGCGTCGCACCTTCGGCCAACTCGACCGCCGTATACGGCGCATGGAGCACATGGTCACCGACCGCGAGCACGATTGGGAACGAAGGCTGCGGACCGGGGAAAGGGAGTAGTGGACATGATCGACGCATACTCGTGGCGGACCAGCAACGGCCGCAAGCTGCACATCGTGCTGGAGGAACTGGAACTCGAATACCGCCTCCACCCCATCGACATCCGCAAGGGCGACCAGTTCGAGCCGGAGTTCCTGAAGATCAGCCCCAACAACAAGATCCCCGCCATCGTCGACCAGGATGGCCCGGGCGGGAAGCCCTACCCGGTGTTCGAATCGGGGGCCATCCTCATGTACTTGGCGGAGAAGACCGGCAAGCTCATGCCCAACGACGTGGAGCGCCGCTACGCGGTGATCCAGTGGCTCATGTTCCAAATGGGCGGTATCGGGCCGATGCTGGGGCAGGCCAACCACTTCCGCGGCCAGGCACCCGACAACGAGTACGGCGTCCGGCGCTACACCAACGAGGCCGGACGCCTCTACGGCGTCATGAACACGCGCCTGGCGGACCACGAGTACCTGGCCGGCGACTACTCCATCGCCGACATCGCCTGCTACCCCTGGCTGCAAGGTCACGAGAAGCAGGGCCAGAACCTGGACGACTTCCCCCACGTCCAGCGCTGGTTCGAAGCCGTCACCGCCCGCCCCGGCGTGCAGCGCGGCCTCCAGGTCATGGCCGACGTCCCCGTCACCCCCATGGACGACAAGGCGCGGGAGATCATGTACGGGGCGAAGCAGTACGAGAGGCGGTAGCGGGGAAGCAACCGAGTGTGCGTCACAAATCAGGCCGACGCGCCTGGCTTCCGGCTGCATCCGCTGAAGGGCGACCGCGCGGGTCAGTGGAGCTGGTGGGATGGTACCCGGGATGGGGATAGGCCTAACCGATAAGTCCGACAAAAGATCCAAAGAATGGTCTTCCGGAACTATGGCGGATCCTCCTCAAGCAGCCGCCCCAGATGCGCTTCGATATTCATTCGCTCATGGATGACCTCAACGAGCTCGAGCGTCTCTCGCCTTTCGCGCAGAATCAAGTAATGTGACCCCTCGCGGATATAGGTTAGTCCAGTGGCTTCCCGTATGTCACGCATGAGGCGTTCGCAGGGCCGTGCCGCCACGCCTCGTCCCAGAGCCAAGTCGGTAAGTCGTCGAGTCAACCGAGCCGCGTAGGCGTCGGCTTGCGCAGCTCCAAACCGCTCAATGGTGTAAGCGAATATGTCGGTCAGCCGGGCAAGCGCAACTGGCGCGTATACGACCGTCTTCATGTATTGCGGCGCCGCGTCTCTTTCGCCTCCCGGAGAATGCCTCCGATGACACCCGTGGGATCGCCGCTCCGACCTTCCCCTCGGTCGAGTTGATCGAGGCCGACACCGATCCGAGCTCGAATCTCGGTCAACTGATCCCGATATTTCCGGCGCTGCAGTTCACGGAGACCGTCCCGAACCACCTCGCTGGCGTTGTTATAAGCTCCTTCAGCGATCAGGTCGTCGACGAATTGCGCGAGATGGGGAGTGAGTGCAACATTTCGGGCATGAGCTGCGGGCATATCTAAACCTCCGCTTTGGTTACGCCAAGATTACCATAGGGTGGCAAAATATGACACCCAATCTGTGCTGGTGGCCAAACCTCCTGAGGAAGTGGCGCGCGAAACGAAGGGATCGGGAATCGTGCGCTGTGCGATCCCGTGGAGCGGACCGCCAAGGGATTGGTCGACGCCGACCTCGGCGGCGGCGTGATCAAGCACCGCGTCGCCCGTCCGAGCCAAGGCAGGTCCGGGGGCGTGCGCGCCATCCTGGCGCTGCGGCGGGGCGAACGCGCGTTCTTTGTCCACGGGTTTGCGAAGAGCGACCGGGAGAACCTTCGGCGGCGCGAACTCAGAGCCGTGCGGGCGCTGGCGGACGAGATGCTCGGAATAGACGTGGCCGGCCTTGAAGCGATGCTGGCAAACGGAACGATCGACGAGGTGATCTGCGATGACTAGAATGTCGCGCTACATCCGTAGCTGCCGGTTCTCCGACCGCAGCTCGCGTAGCTCCTCGAGCTCGCCCGTGCTCACGCCCTCGCGCATACCCGCGTCCACGTTGAACTGGCGCACCCAGTTGCGTACCGCCGATTCCGTCAAGTCCAGATCACGCGCCACCTCTCCCACCGAGCGCGGTCCTTCCTTGACCAGCTTGACCGTTTCGAGCTTGAACTCCTTCGAAGACTTCCGTCTCTTCCGAGTCATGGTCGTCACCTCCGAGGCCTTCTTCGCCTCTTATCAGATGTCCACCAAACCCGGGTAAGACCAGAGTACCTCGTTGACTTGTTCATGACCCCATCCTCTCAAAGAATAGAATCTCCGGGAAACCCGGGGCGGTTCACTGTGCGTGGAATTAAGTCTTCCGATTGATATGTGTACCGGTATGCGGTACAGAGTGCCATGATCCGAAGCTTTCGGCATCGAGGGCTCAGGCGGATGTATGAGCGGGGAGATGTGAGCAGGGTGGGGTCCGATCTCTCGGACCGTGTCGCGCTGGCGCTGGCCGATCTCGACGATGCCTGCAGGCCTTCGGACCTCGATCTGCCCGGGTACCGGCTTCACCCGCTGAAGGGCGATCTCAAGGGGTACTGGAGCATCTCGATCTCTGGAAACTGGCGACTGACATTTCGCATCGAGGACGGCGACGCTTACGACGTCGACCTGACCGACTACCACTAATGGGAGGCATGAGCATGGCGATGATCGATCCTCCGCATCCTGGACGCAGCATCCGCGAGAACTGTCTGGAACCGCTCGGTTTGAGCGTGACCGAAGCGGCGCGGGTGCTGGGCGTCGCCCGGCACACCTTGTCCCGGGTTCTTAACGGCCACGCGGCAATCTCTCCGGAGATGGCGCTCCGGCTTGAGAAGGTGGGGTGGTCGAATGCCGAGTTCTGGCTTCGACGCCAGAGTACCTATGATCTCGTGCAGGTACGCAAGCGCCAGGACCGGATCCATGTGCAACGATACCGGGCGCAGCCCGCGGTGTGAGGCTTCCAGCAACCGGTTCCTGCCAGCGAAGATGAAAGGCCGTATCGGCAAGTTTGGGGTAGAGGCGGCAGCCTCCTGTTGAAGGATGCCAGCCCATCGGGGAACGGCACCAATGACTGGCAAAGGCCTTCCTCATGGTATAATTGACTGGTTCAATGGAGATACAGATACAGAAGCCGCAGCGAGAGAATCTCTTCATCAGCTTTGAACTGTCTCCGTTCATCACCGACTGGGTCTCAGCACGGACTGCCTTCATGGATTCAGTAGCCCGGCAACTGGGAGACTCTCTCACCGTTCGGCCCCACGACTTCTCCACCAACGATTCGACGGAGCTTGGGGAATCCCGATGCACGTACCGGATATTCGGAGGAGGGAGCACGATTGTTCTCCGGCCGGCAACCCTGGAGTTGAACTTCGGGAGTCTAACGGAAGGTGACTATCCTACTGTCGAGGAGATTGTCCGACAATCAATTGACATCCTGTCGCGAGACCTTGGCTGCTATGCAAGGGACCATGTCTCGATCAATTCCAGTGAGCACGTCCCATTGGCTGAAAACGGGCTTGTCAACGCCTACTTGTCGGAATTTGCATGGAAGAAGCCGACCGACACAGCGGCCACCGAGGTAGGTATTGAATACAGCCCAGCCGCCAAGGTCATCTTCTCGGACAATCACGGTCGTTGGTCGTTGCAGCGGACAGTTGAAAAGTCCGTAGTCCTTCCCGACGGTCTCTTCATCACAACAACGATACTCATAACGTCACAGAAGTTGACTTCGTTTGACGAACAAGCGCAGCTATGGCGTCGGCTTAACAACCTAGCGAATCAGGCCACAGGATTGACGTTTCTCGGAGATAACCCGGCATGACCCTCCAGGCCCGCAGTCTGGGACACGATGTCCCTAGGTTCAGCATTGAGCAGGCGGAAAGAGAATACCTCAGCGAGAGGCAAGAAACGCCTCTGAGGAAGCAGTCGGCGACTCGACCGTACAATTCGTCGCTGCCGCCGCTATTGTTGAGGGCATTGACCTTGGGTGAAAGGCCAACCGATACCTGCAGCTCGTTTCTCCGGACTCTAGAACACGCGCAAAGCGGAGAGTGGCTCGAGACGGCGTTGGCGGAGTTGAACGACATAGACCGAGAGGTCGCGGCGGAGTCTCTGCCGGAGATTATTTCCCGCACCAAGGACCAAGCGAGGAGAATTCTCTTCGCGTTGGCAACCCAGACCGTTATTCCGACCGTGTATCCTACCGAAGACGGCGAGATCGCACTTTATTTCAAGCCACCTGCTGCAAGGTCTGCCGTCTTTATCGTGGTGGCGAACGATGGGCAGGCCGCCTGTTTCTCATACGTCAACGGGAAGAATCGTCGCGCCCGGTATGAAGATGCCTCCGAACTCCCTGACGATTTCGTAAGGGAACAGCTACGACGACTGGCAAGCACCTTAACGTGAGCCTTCCAGAACTCAACGATGCCGAAACGATAGGCAGAAGCGTTTTCTCGAGCAGCAGGGCGAAGCGAGGCCGACGAGGCATCGTCGTTCCTGATATCTTCCTCGAGAAACCGGCGGCCGACTCGATCTCAATGGATCGGATGGACCACGCCTCGCCGACTGACTTGGCCACATTGTCAAAAGAAACGGGACGAAGCAGGACCCCTCAACAGGACTTCTACGGCTGGGCAACCCTGGAAGTAAGAGAGGCTGCTTCCAGCGGACGATCGGTAAGGGCAACCCCCAAGGAAGACAATGTGTACCACGTTGACATCTTCCTGAACCTGCCTGACGACGACGAACGACGGGACAGGCAGAAACAGCATGCTACAGAACTAGCCGCCCTTGCCACATGGCTTGATGCTCCTTGACGAAACTTGAGCCGGTCCATTCTCCCTGCTCTGTCTCTCCTAACGTCCCGCCGGGATTGCTTGGCTCTCAGCGCCGGATCACCCGGAACCGCGCCATGAAACGGCTGTCGAGGTAGTCCTTGAAGCGCCAGCACCAGCGGGCGTGGACGGCCCATCCCTTGTAGTCCATCAGCGCCTTGCCGTCGCCGGTGTTGAGGAGTCGCAGGAAATCGTGCTGTGGCTCGTAGGGGGACAGGGGCTCGCCCCGTGCCAGCGCGCCGATGTTGCGCCACAGGACCGGACCCTGGCGCACGGCGTACACGCCGGCCTTGGGAATGGCGGCATCCGCCATGGTGCCGCTGTCCCCCACCGCGAATACATGCTCCGAGCCGGTGGACTGTAGGGTCTCGCCGGTCAGGAGGAAACCCTTGCGATCTTTCGGCAAGGCGATGTCCCCGAGCACGGGAGGCGGCGCCGCGCCCGCGGCCAGGATCACGAGATCCGCGGGAATGCGGCGGCCGTCGGCGCACACCGCTTCGTGCGCATCGACATGGGTGACACGGGTCCCCGTGAACACTTCCACGCCGCGGGCCTTCAGCAGCGCCTCCGCCCGGGGCAGCGCGCTTGGCGATAGTCCGCCGCCGATGCGTTCTCCGGCGTCGATGATCGTGATGGCGTGGCGCACCTCACCCAGCACGCGGCGCAGGTAGGAGGGCAGACAGAAGCTGATCTCGATGCCACCGACGCCGCCGCCGATGACCAGCACCCGCAGTTCCTTACGTTCCTGCCGTGTCAGTTCCTGGAGTCGTTCGTACAGGCGAATGAGGAACGTCTGCATGGGCTTGATGGGCACCCACGCGCCGGCGGCGGCGGCGATGCCCGCGCGGTTGGGCACAGAGCCGGCGCCCACCGACAGGATGTCGAACGGCACGGGTTCGTGCTTCTCGAAGAGCACGGTCCGGGCTTCCACGTCCACGCCCACGGCCGGCTCCACCACCAGTTCGGCCCGGGCCGCCTGGGCCAGGCTTCGCAGGTCGATCTCCAGCGTGCCGGGCGGGTACTGGCCCGACAGGGTGCCGGGCAACATGCCGGAATAGGTGGCCGCGGCGAAGCTCGAGACGCACACCAGCCGGGCGCCCGCGATGGGCTCCCGGCGCCACATGTCGAGGACGTGGGCGTTGGTGTGACCCACGCCGAGGAGGACGATTCTAGTGTCCTGTCCGGGCACCAAGTTCTTCGGAGGTTCTTTAGAGGATCGCACGGACGGACGGGCGCGCCGTCATGCGCTCGTACCACGCATTGAGCAGCGGCAGGCTCGGGTCGGGCAGGATGCCCCACTGGACGTGGCGCATGACCCGCGGGAAGTGGGCCGCATCGAGCAGCGAGAAGTCGCCGGCCATGTAGTCACGGCCTTCGAGCGCCTTTTCCAGCGGGTGCAGTTCCTCGATGAAACGGGCCTTGCCCGCGGCCAGCGCATCGGCGTCGCGCTCGCCCTCGGGCTTCACCATCTCGGCGCGGATGGCCTGATGGCTCTCGTTGGTGTGGACGATGCCGTAGTCGATGAGGATGCGTATCCGCGCGCGCGTTGAGGGATCGGCGGGCAACAGCGCCGGGGCCGGGTACTTCTCCTCCAGGTACTCGTTGATGATGCAGGACTCGTAGAGCACCGTGTCGCCGTCCACTAGCACCGGCACCTTGCCGTGGGGGTTCATGGCGAGGTACTCGGGCGCCTTCTGCTCGCGCTTGCGCAGGTCCACGGGGACCGTCTCGTAGGCAAGGCCCTTCTCCTCCAGCACCACCTTCACGCGCTGGCAGTTGGGCGAGGTCGAGAAATCGTACAGCTTGATGGCGTCGCTCATGGCAGGCTCCTCTCGGTCCAAGGTGCTTCGAATTGGCTTAGCTCGGGACGAACGGGCGCCGGTTCTTGCATCCGTTCGTCCGTGCCCTTCGTCAAGGCTCAAGTCAGGCGTGCGAGGCGGCCTACGGTTGATGGCCGCGCACCACCCGGTCCAGCTCATCCTTCCACTTGGCGGACACGGTCTGATGGGTGTCCTTGTCGATCTGGCTCACCGCCGGGAACTCGTCCTTCCACTCGAAGGGCCGGGTGGCGTCGATGATGGCGCGGGAGTTGAGCCCCTTCTTGTCGCGCGGGATGATGGGGTCCAGCGGACCGCTCCAGGTGCGGCGGATGATGTCGATGGACTCCTCGGGGTTGGAGCGGGTGCACATGGCCCACACCACCTCGTTCAGGTTGGTGATGTCGACGTCGTCATCCACCACCACCACGTATCTGCCGAGGTAGGCGCCGGCGTGGCACTGGGCGGCCATCATCGCCGCCTGCTTGGCGTGGCCCGGGTAGCGCTGCCGGATGGCGATGACGATCATGAAGCGCTGGGCCGGCGGCGGCACGTACACGCCCACCACGTCCGGCACCCCGCCCTTCTCCACCCCGTTCCAGATCATGGCGGAGCGCAGCATGGAGCGGTACATGCCGTGGATGGTGGGACGGAACGGCGGCGCGCCCGTGAGGATCGGGTTGTCCCGATGGTACATGGCCTTCAACTGCACCACCGGCTCGGCGCGGCGCGCGCTGGCGTAGTAGCCGGTCCACTCGCCGAAGGGCCCCTCGGGACGAGTGTCTCCGGGGATGATCTCCCCTTCCACCACGATCTCGGCGGCGGCGGGCACGCGCAGCCCGGTGATGGGCGCCTCGATGACGCTCAGGGGCTGGCCCACCAGGCCGCCGGCCCAGGCGTACTCGCTGAGCCCGGGCGGCACCGCCTGGGTCGCGGCCATGAAGACCAGCGGGTGCTGGCCGAAGGCCATGGCCACCTGCATGGGCTTGCCGGCGGCGAGCGTCTTCTCCATGTGCATGCGCCCGTGCTTGCCCGGCGAGATGTACAGCGCCAGCTTGTCGCGCTCGTGCACCATGACGCGGTAGCAGCCCACGTTCTCCTCGCCCGTCTCCGGATCCCGCGTGACCACCAAGTGCGCCGTACCCAGGTAGCGGCCGCCGTCGCCCGAGTGCCAGCGCGGCACCGGAATGTCGAGGATGTTGATGTCGTCGCCCGTCAGGCGGTTCTCCATCACCGGGCCCGTCGCCAGCACGCGCGGCTCCAC
This window contains:
- a CDS encoding PspC domain-containing protein, producing MIQGYSRTARIYRSRRGVILGVCRGLAEYLDVRVLWIRVIAVVLLISTGFWPFAGLYLLAALVLKPEPVLPLRTEGEQDFYNSYAHSRTMALNRLRRTFGQLDRRIRRMEHMVTDREHDWERRLRTGERE
- a CDS encoding glutathione S-transferase family protein; the encoded protein is MIDAYSWRTSNGRKLHIVLEELELEYRLHPIDIRKGDQFEPEFLKISPNNKIPAIVDQDGPGGKPYPVFESGAILMYLAEKTGKLMPNDVERRYAVIQWLMFQMGGIGPMLGQANHFRGQAPDNEYGVRRYTNEAGRLYGVMNTRLADHEYLAGDYSIADIACYPWLQGHEKQGQNLDDFPHVQRWFEAVTARPGVQRGLQVMADVPVTPMDDKAREIMYGAKQYERR
- a CDS encoding type II toxin-antitoxin system RelE/ParE family toxin, which produces MKTVVYAPVALARLTDIFAYTIERFGAAQADAYAARLTRRLTDLALGRGVAARPCERLMRDIREATGLTYIREGSHYLILRERRETLELVEVIHERMNIEAHLGRLLEEDPP
- a CDS encoding type II toxin-antitoxin system ParD family antitoxin, with the translated sequence MPAAHARNVALTPHLAQFVDDLIAEGAYNNASEVVRDGLRELQRRKYRDQLTEIRARIGVGLDQLDRGEGRSGDPTGVIGGILREAKETRRRNT
- a CDS encoding transposase, which translates into the protein MTRKRRKSSKEFKLETVKLVKEGPRSVGEVARDLDLTESAVRNWVRQFNVDAGMREGVSTGELEELRELRSENRQLRM
- a CDS encoding type II toxin-antitoxin system RelE/ParE family toxin — encoded protein: MIRSFRHRGLRRMYERGDVSRVGSDLSDRVALALADLDDACRPSDLDLPGYRLHPLKGDLKGYWSISISGNWRLTFRIEDGDAYDVDLTDYH
- a CDS encoding HigA family addiction module antitoxin, giving the protein MAMIDPPHPGRSIRENCLEPLGLSVTEAARVLGVARHTLSRVLNGHAAISPEMALRLEKVGWSNAEFWLRRQSTYDLVQVRKRQDRIHVQRYRAQPAV
- a CDS encoding FAD-dependent oxidoreductase encodes the protein MPGQDTRIVLLGVGHTNAHVLDMWRREPIAGARLVCVSSFAAATYSGMLPGTLSGQYPPGTLEIDLRSLAQAARAELVVEPAVGVDVEARTVLFEKHEPVPFDILSVGAGSVPNRAGIAAAAGAWVPIKPMQTFLIRLYERLQELTRQERKELRVLVIGGGVGGIEISFCLPSYLRRVLGEVRHAITIIDAGERIGGGLSPSALPRAEALLKARGVEVFTGTRVTHVDAHEAVCADGRRIPADLVILAAGAAPPPVLGDIALPKDRKGFLLTGETLQSTGSEHVFAVGDSGTMADAAIPKAGVYAVRQGPVLWRNIGALARGEPLSPYEPQHDFLRLLNTGDGKALMDYKGWAVHARWCWRFKDYLDSRFMARFRVIRR
- a CDS encoding glutathione S-transferase family protein, with the translated sequence MSDAIKLYDFSTSPNCQRVKVVLEEKGLAYETVPVDLRKREQKAPEYLAMNPHGKVPVLVDGDTVLYESCIINEYLEEKYPAPALLPADPSTRARIRILIDYGIVHTNESHQAIRAEMVKPEGERDADALAAGKARFIEELHPLEKALEGRDYMAGDFSLLDAAHFPRVMRHVQWGILPDPSLPLLNAWYERMTARPSVRAIL
- a CDS encoding UbiD family decarboxylase; protein product: MARPQPIRDRDQEGNFFDDLRPWLARVEEMGQLERISGAHWDLEVGALNEIICERTPTPPALLFEDVVGHEGKGRVLANMMETMERTALALNLPPDLSTLEVIDRLRTRLSTLVPVEPRVLATGPVMENRLTGDDINILDIPVPRWHSGDGGRYLGTAHLVVTRDPETGEENVGCYRVMVHERDKLALYISPGKHGRMHMEKTLAAGKPMQVAMAFGQHPLVFMAATQAVPPGLSEYAWAGGLVGQPLSVIEAPITGLRVPAAAEIVVEGEIIPGDTRPEGPFGEWTGYYASARRAEPVVQLKAMYHRDNPILTGAPPFRPTIHGMYRSMLRSAMIWNGVEKGGVPDVVGVYVPPPAQRFMIVIAIRQRYPGHAKQAAMMAAQCHAGAYLGRYVVVVDDDVDITNLNEVVWAMCTRSNPEESIDIIRRTWSGPLDPIIPRDKKGLNSRAIIDATRPFEWKDEFPAVSQIDKDTHQTVSAKWKDELDRVVRGHQP